The following coding sequences are from one Pocillopora verrucosa isolate sample1 chromosome 5, ASM3666991v2, whole genome shotgun sequence window:
- the LOC131782216 gene encoding chromatin accessibility complex protein 1: MAEKTSVDSSAGKATQLPIARVKTIMKSSPEQPHFSQDSVFLITKATELFIDYLTITAYKQESDSKQLTYKGLSKVVEDEEKLQFLGDIVPPKVLVKDFLESLKKKSRMSPFDVDSSSSESE; this comes from the exons atggcggagaaAACGAGCGTGGACAGCAGCGCGGGAAAGGCAACTCAATTGCCAATCGCAAGAGTCAAAACAATCATGAAAAGTTCTCCGGAACAGCCACATTTCAGTCAAGATTCAGTTTTCCTAATAACAAAAGCCACG gaattATTTATTGACTATCTTACCATCACTGCTTATAAACAGGAGAGTGATTCAAAGCAACTGACCTACAAGGGACTCT CTAAAGTAGTGgaagatgaagaaaaacttCAATTTCTTGGAG ATATTGTCCCTCCTAAAGTGCTTGTCAAAGACTTTTTggaaagtttgaagaaaaagtCCAGAATGTCTCCCTTTGATGTAGACAGCTCGAGCTCAGAGTCAGAATAA
- the LOC131782197 gene encoding gem-associated protein 7-like: protein MEDPSADPSSPSYQISPECESKVLTTDIEAEQDARAQLRDVFLRSIFASCNKPACFLMHEKTQVEAIFVATDINIENFQVSELQTPMGVVNEALLRSSDVLSFTIDLEKK from the coding sequence ATGGAGGATCCCTCTGCAGATCCAAGTTCACCAAGCTACCAAATCTCGCCAGAATGTGAATCGAAGGTTTTAACAACTGATATCGAAGCTGAGCAAGATGCGAGGGCTCAACTTAGAGATGTATTTCTTCGTTCTATCTTTGCGTCCTGTAACAAGCCAGCTTGCTTTTTGATGCACGAGAAGACTCAAGTGGAAGCCATCTTTGTGGCTACAGACATAAACATAGAGAATTTCCAGGTATCTGAACTTCAAACTCCAATGGGAGTAGTCAATGAGGCTTTGCTGAGGTCGTCTGATGTGCTGTCATTTACAATAGACCTtgaaaagaaatag